A part of Thermodesulfovibrionales bacterium genomic DNA contains:
- a CDS encoding pseudouridine synthase, translating into MVSFILMEQRLQKILAQMGIASRRKAEELILEGMVTVNGETATLGMKADPAEDYIKVGGKLVSSPTLKGRQQAYLMFHKPDGVVTTLSDPEGRPTVKDFLGGIKYRIYPVGRLDYHSEGLLLLTNDGDFANAILHPSRKIPKTYLVKIEGSLNEKETEKLRRGVRLDEDGLTMPARLKKIRETENSSWIEMTIYEGKNRQVRRMLEKVKHPVMRLKRIAVGGLKLGDLKPGKIRHLTGEELRSIKREIGL; encoded by the coding sequence ATGGTATCATTTATCCTCATGGAACAACGGCTGCAGAAGATTCTCGCACAGATGGGGATCGCTTCGAGAAGAAAGGCAGAGGAACTCATCCTTGAAGGAATGGTCACCGTAAACGGCGAAACAGCGACTCTCGGGATGAAGGCCGATCCTGCAGAGGACTATATAAAGGTAGGCGGCAAGCTCGTCTCGAGTCCGACGCTAAAAGGCAGGCAGCAGGCGTACCTAATGTTCCACAAGCCTGACGGCGTCGTGACGACCCTCTCCGATCCGGAGGGAAGACCGACGGTGAAGGATTTTCTCGGCGGGATAAAATACCGCATCTACCCCGTGGGGAGACTCGACTACCATTCCGAGGGGCTGCTTCTCTTGACGAACGACGGCGATTTCGCCAATGCGATACTCCACCCGTCGAGGAAGATACCGAAGACATACCTTGTCAAGATCGAAGGGAGTCTGAATGAGAAGGAGACGGAGAAGTTGCGCCGCGGGGTGAGGCTCGATGAAGACGGCTTGACCATGCCTGCCAGGTTGAAGAAGATCAGGGAAACGGAGAACAGCTCCTGGATAGAAATGACCATCTATGAAGGGAAGAACAGACAGGTGAGGAGGATGCTCGAAAAGGTCAAGCATCCTGTCATGAGGCTGAAGAGAATCGCCGTAGGCGGATTGAAACTCGGGGACTTGAAACCCGGGAAGATCAGACACCTCACGGGCGAAGAACTCCGGTCTATAAAGAGAGAGATTGGATTATAA
- a CDS encoding RNA methyltransferase: protein MKDWKDNVSFIIIEPKEPGNVGAAARAMKNMGFTRLELVAPAPLTDEARWMACTAVDLLDKAKIHAKFQDAIQDKGLVIGTTRRIGKRRGLILPVKEGVKKAVAFAGKNRIGILFGREDKGLRNNEVGECGFLMTIPANPAFPSINLAQSVLLVAYELGEKAYGKGLPEFADRKEIEMLYRHMQRTLKLLGYIPRGSRDMEERIMNNLKRLIGRAGLTDWELRMLRGICSQAEKKLGHEDKGQASGFSR, encoded by the coding sequence GTGAAGGACTGGAAGGACAACGTATCATTTATCATCATCGAGCCGAAGGAGCCCGGCAATGTCGGTGCAGCTGCGCGGGCGATGAAGAACATGGGGTTTACCCGCCTCGAACTGGTCGCGCCTGCGCCCCTGACCGATGAGGCGCGATGGATGGCCTGTACCGCCGTTGACCTCCTCGACAAGGCGAAGATACATGCCAAGTTTCAGGATGCAATTCAAGACAAGGGCCTGGTCATCGGCACTACCCGGAGGATCGGGAAGCGGAGGGGGCTCATTCTCCCCGTTAAAGAGGGAGTGAAGAAGGCCGTCGCGTTTGCCGGGAAGAATAGAATCGGCATACTCTTCGGCAGGGAGGACAAGGGGTTACGGAATAACGAGGTCGGGGAATGCGGCTTTCTCATGACGATTCCCGCAAACCCGGCGTTCCCGTCGATCAATCTCGCTCAGAGCGTACTGCTTGTCGCCTATGAACTCGGCGAGAAGGCATACGGGAAGGGCCTGCCGGAATTTGCTGACCGTAAAGAAATCGAGATGCTCTACCGGCACATGCAGAGAACACTCAAACTCCTCGGGTATATCCCGAGAGGCAGCAGGGACATGGAAGAGAGGATCATGAATAACCTGAAGCGTCTGATCGGAAGGGCGGGGCTGACAGACTGGGAACTGAGGATGCTCCGCGGGATCTGCTCTCAGGCGGAGAAGAAGTTAGGGCATGAAGATAAAGGTCAGGCCTCAGGATTTTCTCGTTGA
- the aspS gene encoding aspartate--tRNA ligase, whose product MTRDRGCGEVRESDIGSPVTLSGWVFRRRDHGGLIFVDLRDRSGLCQVVFSPDVSKEAHESAHAIRSEFVISVSGQVRRRPEGTDNPSLPTGKVELYADALTVLNEASPLPFPMEDAAEASESLRLKYRYLDLRRPELQGNLVVRHKVTKLIRDYLDERGFLEIETPMLTKSTPEGARDYLVPSRLNPGQFYALPQSPQLFKQILMVAGIERYFQIVKCFRDEDLRADRQPEFTQVDLELSFVDRDDVIGLMEGMMKQLFKTVLDTEISTPFARLGYRESMERFGNDKPDLRFGLELKEMADLAGQGSFKVFRDAVDSGGRVKAMNGKGMAGLSRKEVDMLTEEAKAFGAKGLAWIKVKDGFESPIAKFFPEDTLRQMAQRLAAGEGDLMLFVADEERVVHDVLSRMRLELGKRLNLIRPGFNFAWILDFPLLEWDVEEGRFQAMHHPFTSPADEDIEKLSSLRTVGSALTADERGLVAGVKAKAYDIVLNGYEIGGGSIRIHRRDVQRRMFELLGIGEEEARIKFGFLLDALDFGAPPHGGIALGLDRLVMLMVGAASIRDVIAFPKTQKAFCLMSGAPSEVEQKQLRELHIKLDMPNI is encoded by the coding sequence ATGACTCGTGATAGAGGTTGCGGAGAAGTTAGGGAATCGGACATCGGCTCCCCGGTGACCCTCTCGGGGTGGGTCTTCAGGAGGAGGGACCACGGAGGCCTGATCTTTGTCGATCTGAGGGACAGGAGCGGACTCTGTCAGGTCGTCTTCAGCCCGGACGTCTCGAAGGAGGCGCACGAGTCAGCCCATGCAATCAGGAGTGAGTTTGTCATTTCCGTGTCAGGTCAGGTGAGGCGGAGGCCCGAAGGAACGGATAATCCGTCTCTGCCGACAGGCAAAGTGGAACTCTACGCCGATGCGCTGACCGTGCTGAATGAGGCGTCTCCCCTTCCCTTCCCGATGGAAGATGCGGCAGAGGCGTCGGAATCGCTGCGACTGAAATACCGGTATCTCGACCTGAGAAGGCCTGAATTGCAGGGCAACCTCGTCGTCAGGCACAAGGTCACCAAGCTCATCAGGGATTACCTCGATGAGAGAGGGTTCCTCGAAATAGAGACCCCCATGCTCACGAAGTCGACCCCGGAAGGCGCGCGGGACTATCTCGTGCCGAGCAGACTGAATCCCGGTCAGTTCTATGCGCTTCCCCAGTCCCCGCAACTCTTTAAGCAGATACTCATGGTCGCCGGGATCGAGCGGTATTTCCAGATCGTCAAGTGTTTCAGGGACGAGGACCTGAGGGCCGACAGACAGCCTGAATTCACTCAGGTCGACCTCGAGCTGTCCTTCGTGGACCGTGATGATGTCATAGGCCTCATGGAAGGGATGATGAAACAGCTCTTCAAGACCGTCCTCGATACGGAGATCTCGACTCCTTTCGCGAGACTCGGTTACCGGGAATCGATGGAACGGTTCGGAAACGACAAGCCCGACCTGAGGTTCGGCCTCGAACTGAAGGAGATGGCGGACCTGGCCGGTCAAGGCTCCTTCAAGGTCTTTCGCGATGCCGTAGATTCGGGCGGCAGGGTGAAGGCGATGAACGGAAAGGGCATGGCCGGGCTTTCGAGGAAAGAAGTCGATATGCTCACCGAAGAGGCGAAGGCCTTCGGGGCGAAGGGTCTTGCATGGATCAAAGTGAAGGACGGTTTTGAATCTCCCATAGCCAAGTTCTTTCCGGAAGATACCCTGCGGCAGATGGCGCAGCGGCTCGCTGCCGGGGAAGGCGACCTCATGCTCTTCGTGGCGGACGAGGAAAGGGTTGTCCATGACGTCCTGAGCCGCATGAGGCTCGAACTCGGCAAGAGGCTCAACCTCATCAGGCCCGGATTCAATTTCGCATGGATACTCGATTTCCCTCTCCTCGAATGGGATGTCGAAGAAGGGAGGTTCCAGGCGATGCATCATCCATTCACCTCGCCGGCAGACGAAGATATCGAGAAGCTCTCTTCGTTGCGGACTGTCGGCTCTGCCTTAACCGCCGATGAGCGGGGCCTCGTGGCTGGTGTCAAGGCAAAGGCCTATGATATCGTCCTCAATGGCTACGAAATCGGCGGCGGGTCCATCCGTATCCACCGGAGAGACGTTCAGAGAAGGATGTTCGAGCTGCTCGGCATCGGGGAAGAGGAGGCGCGCATAAAATTCGGGTTTCTCCTCGACGCGCTCGACTTCGGCGCGCCGCCTCACGGAGGAATCGCCCTCGGCCTTGACAGACTCGTGATGCTCATGGTGGGGGCCGCATCGATCCGGGATGTCATCGCCTTTCCGAAGACCCAGAAGGCCTTCTGTCTCATGTCCGGGGCGCCGTCTGAAGTCGAACAGAAACAGCTGCGGGAGCTCCATATAAAATTGGACATGCCGAATATCTGA
- a CDS encoding pyruvate kinase alpha/beta domain-containing protein, which yields MERTVVYFEKPGRDNTEACLEVVKRAIAEGGYGHLVVASTVGDTGLLFSGALKNSKVNITVVTHSAGYKEPNALELSPDTRSRIEKNGAVVYTGSMLTHSIETAFAAKFSGTYPTLIVANTLRRFGEGSKVCCEIVMMAVDAGLIPEGEDVLAVAGTARGADTVLVIKASASKRFFDLKVLEVLAKPRA from the coding sequence ATGGAAAGAACCGTTGTCTATTTTGAAAAGCCCGGAAGGGACAACACCGAGGCCTGTCTCGAGGTCGTCAAGAGAGCGATAGCGGAAGGCGGGTACGGACATCTCGTCGTCGCCTCGACAGTCGGGGACACGGGTCTTCTCTTTTCCGGGGCGTTAAAGAATAGCAAGGTAAACATCACCGTCGTCACCCATTCAGCCGGCTATAAAGAACCGAATGCCCTCGAACTGTCTCCCGATACGAGAAGCCGCATCGAGAAAAACGGCGCGGTCGTGTATACCGGTTCGATGCTCACCCATTCGATCGAAACGGCGTTCGCGGCAAAATTCAGCGGCACCTATCCGACCCTCATCGTCGCAAATACCCTGAGGAGGTTCGGCGAAGGCTCGAAGGTCTGCTGCGAGATCGTAATGATGGCGGTCGATGCCGGTTTGATTCCCGAGGGCGAAGATGTCCTCGCGGTCGCGGGGACCGCGAGGGGCGCTGACACGGTGCTCGTCATAAAGGCGTCCGCGTCAAAAAGGTTCTTCGACCTGAAGGTCCTCGAAGTCCTTGCCAAGCCGAGGGCTTAA